The DNA window GAGACTGCAGTCAGTATTGCACGACATGCTGTCTACTCTCTCCACAAAACTAGCACCCGCGATCATGTGCTTAGGACTGCAAAACGCCTTGGAACAACGGCAAAAGTTGTCGCTGAATTGCGATACGATCTTCCTCGAGCGTATAAGTTTCACAAAAATACTTCCGTGGATGTCCAAGTTGATTTCATAAGACTTGAATTAGATTAGGTAAACAACATGAAAAAGCATTCATCATCACTAATCAATTTCTAAGTGTAAGTATAATGGAAGatttaataaatttgtacaGAAATAGTGTTGTGGTTCTTTTGTTGTGTTTCGTTGTTATTCCTACTCGCATAAATTatggtttgattttttcatagTTCACTCGAATTTGATCCCTTGAGCCAAGGGTAATTCATTCCCGTAGTTGATCGTTATTGTTGCCCGTCTGGCATAGTGCTTCCACGCATCACTCCCACTCTCTCGTCCTCCGCCAGTTGCCTTTTCTCCACCGAATGCTCCTCCAATTTCTGCACCGCTAGTCCCGATATTTACGTTTATTATCCCACAATCAGAACCAAGGGGCCCAATCCActgtggaaaataaaaattgctgaTTCACAATTAATACCGtttgttttttccaaaatcagATTTCAATGAAGCACTGTAAACCTTAGTACCTTAAATAATTCTCCAATGTTGCTAGTGAAGAGGGAACTGCTCAGTCCCTGTTCCACGTCGTTGTTCACGGCTATCGCTTCCTCCAATGAATTCGTCTCAAGGATGTAAACAATCGGGGCAAACGTCTCATGTCTAACAAGATCTGAACTAGCGGGTAAGCCAGATATTATAGTTGGTTCAACATAGAAACCAGCCCGGTCAATCACTTTTCCACCAAATTCTATGCACCCTCCAGACTTTACTGCTTTTTCCACAGTTAGCTGTAACAAGCAGTATTTTGATTTTGGTATGCTTAACAATTAAGCTTACTTTGTACTTAATCGTTTCACCTTGTAAGCCTCTACCGCTGCAGGACTATGCAAAGGTCCGTAGAGGGTACTCTCTTCAATAGGATCTCCAATCCTACCAAGAATGCCTGCGAATGCCATTTTGAGCCTCTCTAAAATTCACGAAAGATTGGAAACAAGTACTATTTATTGAGATCTTTCTACGAGTTGGTAGTAGATAAAAACTGTGTACTCAAGAATTCTGTCCTAATGTCGGTTTGCAAAATCAGCCTCCTAGTAGTTGTGCATCTTTGTCCTGCTGTGCCAACGCAGGAAAATACAGCCGCTCGAATTGCCATATCTAAATCTGCGTCCTTGGTGACTGAAATTTCAATGTggattgtaaatttattaaattttaaaaaaccaaCAATCTATCGACTATGATTCTAAACCGGACATTTTCTGCCTCTACAGAAATATGTGTAACttgttattttaattaccAATCAGTGCATTGTTGCCACCTAATTCTAGAAGCGATTTGCCAAATCTCTCTTGAACTTTTAAGGCGACGTTTTTTCCAGCCTTCGTACTTCCCGTGAACGATATCAATGGTACACTAGAATAACAGATTGTTTCTTTGTAGTATGCAGTATCGATGAACTCATTACAGAGATATTTCAGTTACCGATTGTCATTGACTAGCAGTTCCCCAACATCTGTCCCACCAGTTATGAGCGATGCAACTGAGCCAGGAATCCCGTTACGTTCGAGGACCTTGGCGACAATTTTCGTTGTCGCAATTGAAACCAAAGGCGTAGTCGGGGCTCCTTTCCAGACCAGTGTGTCTCCACAAACCATGGCTATGGCGCTGTTCCATCCGTAAACCTTTAGCAGGGGTAagattgaattaaaattctttGTATTTTCAGATGTTTTTGATTTCTGGATACGAgaagttttgttttatttaggATTACTGCAACGGGAAAGTTGAATGCAGAGATAACTCCGACTACGCCTAGTGGATTCCATTTTTCCAGTAGCACATGATCTTTCCTTTCGGAAGGTAGGAGACTTCCTGGCAGAGTCCTAGACAGCCCAACAGCGTAATCGCAAACGTCAATGTACTCCTGTACTTCACCAATGCCCTCAGCTAAAATCTTTCCTGTGTCATGGAAGTGAAGATGTTCCCTTTAGCAACTATCACAATTGGATTATGAAATACTTTCGTCACCAATTACAGGCCTCACCCATTTCCAACGATACCAACTTTCCAAGCGGctttagattttttctcaGCTCATTTCCAATTTGGCGTACAATTTCACCCCTGGCTGGAGCCGGCATCGATGCCCACTGGGGCCATGACTCCTTCGCTTTTGTTATAGCGTTCCCCACCTCATCAGGCGTCGAGGAATGGACCCTTGCTATCACCTCACCATTACCCGGTGAGATGGACTCTATTACctatcaaaatttgaattccgAGGTAATATTTAATTCAACGATGCAAGATAATTATAAGAGATGCGGCTCTCTTGTAAAACTCGGCTTTTCAAACCTTGATTATCGTCGGGTCAACTCACCGGGCCTGAACCACCCCAACTGCCATCAAACGATCCAAGATTATCGGGTCCAATTTCGAGTTCTTTTAAAAAAGCTAATTCCGACCTAGATGACAGATTTCTGATAGGAATAAATCTTGCTTTCTGCTTGCCGGTAAATCGGCCAAAGTTTCTTATTGACAGCAAGATTCTCGCCATTGTCGACTATGTTTCCCAAGAATAACTAACATAATCACAGACCATAGTAATGAAATAACGTCAAACAGAGGTCTAGGGTTATCAGAATTGGCGTTATCGTTATTTATCACTCACGGAGTGACAAATACAAACAGACCATAACGTACGTAACCATTACAAAACGAATGCATAGATATGCACTTTGTCTGGTCTTTTCAGTTTGCcacatcatttttcaatcgcaTTTGATAGACAGTACTTGGttctttttataaaaattgtatatttcaacaaatatcGGACGAGGGATAGATGAATCAAGTGATTTagaaatttcataatttgtaataattattcataataatgaagttttatatataaataattgaacgggcgaataaaattcatttgacTCTCTTATTCTACGTAATAGGAATATACAATGTATAGATATGGCAGTATTTTGCTGCATCGGGTGAATGCGAttgataattatacaattttaaaactcGAGACTGATAATTGTACGCCGAAGTTGAAACATGAAATATCAATGCTTTTCCCGAAAAGACTATCGCCGGCTATTAATTACTATCTTTTaccgttaattattttttttctcttcgtttcgTAACAAAAATACAGAAAGTCATGTAAT is part of the Neodiprion virginianus isolate iyNeoVirg1 chromosome 5, iyNeoVirg1.1, whole genome shotgun sequence genome and encodes:
- the LOC124305901 gene encoding alpha-aminoadipic semialdehyde dehydrogenase; amino-acid sequence: MARILLSIRNFGRFTGKQKARFIPIRNLSSRSELAFLKELEIGPDNLGSFDGSWGGSGPVIESISPGNGEVIARVHSSTPDEVGNAITKAKESWPQWASMPAPARGEIVRQIGNELRKNLKPLGKLVSLEMGKILAEGIGEVQEYIDVCDYAVGLSRTLPGSLLPSERKDHVLLEKWNPLGVVGVISAFNFPVAVYGWNSAIAMVCGDTLVWKGAPTTPLVSIATTKIVAKVLERNGIPGSVASLITGGTDVGELLVNDNRVPLISFTGSTKAGKNVALKVQERFGKSLLELGGNNALIVTKDADLDMAIRAAVFSCVGTAGQRCTTTRRLILQTDIRTEFLKRLKMAFAGILGRIGDPIEESTLYGPLHSPAAVEAYKLTVEKAVKSGGCIEFGGKVIDRAGFYVEPTIISGLPASSDLVRHETFAPIVYILETNSLEEAIAVNNDVEQGLSSSLFTSNIGELFKWIGPLGSDCGIINVNIGTSGAEIGGAFGGEKATGGGRESGSDAWKHYARRATITINYGNELPLAQGIKFE